The Polynucleobacter necessarius genome window below encodes:
- the ftsL gene encoding cell division protein FtsL, with amino-acid sequence MNRATLTFLALLLICALSLVAAQQRARKLFILQERAQIEERKLNQEWLRLEYEQRNLSKSAHIREVARNQLRMSPISPERTLYLRETQ; translated from the coding sequence ATGAATCGAGCAACGTTGACATTCCTTGCGCTTCTATTAATTTGCGCTTTATCTCTTGTCGCGGCGCAACAGCGGGCGCGTAAGTTATTTATTTTGCAAGAGCGTGCCCAGATTGAAGAGCGTAAGTTAAATCAAGAATGGCTCCGCCTTGAATACGAACAACGCAATCTCTCAAAATCGGCTCATATTCGTGAGGTAGCGCGAAATCAATTGCGAATGTCTCCTATATCTCCAGAGCGTACTTTGTATTTAAGGGAGACTCAATGA
- the coq7 gene encoding 2-polyprenyl-3-methyl-6-methoxy-1,4-benzoquinone monooxygenase, with the protein MSPVDRLILEFDTALRAVVGGANASRPTPGSEIGGGSSLDAAERKHAAGLMRVNHVGEVCAQALYQSQKLVARNSELREMLNHSGREEMDHLAWCETRLQELGSHTSYLNPIWYAGSFAIGLVAGLAGDKWSLGFVAETEKQVENHLESHLEKLPKDDHRSRAIVDHMRIDEIAHGQDAKNAGGVNLPESIQKIMQAISKIMVTTAYKI; encoded by the coding sequence ATGTCACCAGTTGATCGCCTTATCTTAGAATTTGACACTGCACTTCGAGCGGTAGTGGGTGGTGCAAATGCCAGTAGACCAACTCCTGGGTCGGAAATTGGGGGAGGTTCTAGCTTGGATGCTGCTGAACGTAAACATGCCGCTGGACTCATGCGTGTGAATCATGTGGGTGAAGTTTGTGCGCAAGCGTTGTATCAATCGCAAAAATTAGTTGCCCGTAATTCAGAACTTCGGGAGATGTTGAATCACTCTGGACGAGAGGAGATGGATCACCTTGCATGGTGTGAAACCCGTTTGCAAGAGCTTGGTTCACATACTAGTTATCTCAACCCAATTTGGTATGCTGGATCCTTTGCGATCGGCTTAGTAGCAGGCTTGGCAGGCGATAAGTGGAGTTTAGGTTTTGTAGCCGAAACAGAAAAACAAGTGGAGAATCACTTGGAAAGTCATCTTGAAAAATTACCTAAAGACGATCATCGTTCGCGCGCAATTGTTGATCATATGCGTATCGATGAGATTGCTCATGGGCAAGATGCAAAAAATGCTGGTGGGGTAAATTTGCCAGAGTCAATTCAAAAAATCATGCAGGCGATTTCCAAGATAATGGTCACTACTGCTTATAAGATTTAA
- the rpe gene encoding ribulose-phosphate 3-epimerase, with protein MKSQNSFSNSQFVIAPSILSADFACLGKEVKDVLAAGADWIHFDVMDNHYVPNLTIGPLVCEAIRPHAYKDGKPAVIDVHLMIEPVDRIVPDFAKAGANLISFHPEASPHVNRTLNLIRDQGCQTGLVFNPATPLDHLDHTRELLDLVLLMSVNPGVGGQSFISSTLNKVAQVRARLDRYQMDTGRHIRLEVDGGIKVDNIAEVARAGADTFVAGSAIYDKENYADVIQEMRTALDKSGKA; from the coding sequence ATGAAAAGCCAAAATTCATTCTCAAATAGTCAATTTGTGATCGCCCCCTCAATTTTGTCAGCTGACTTCGCCTGTCTAGGCAAGGAAGTAAAAGACGTATTAGCGGCTGGGGCCGACTGGATTCACTTTGATGTTATGGATAACCACTACGTACCTAATCTCACTATTGGCCCCTTGGTTTGTGAGGCTATTCGCCCGCATGCATACAAAGATGGCAAGCCTGCGGTGATCGATGTGCACCTAATGATCGAACCGGTAGATCGCATTGTTCCTGACTTCGCAAAAGCAGGTGCCAACTTAATCAGCTTTCATCCAGAGGCAAGCCCTCACGTGAATCGCACATTGAATCTAATTCGTGATCAAGGGTGTCAAACAGGTCTAGTATTCAATCCGGCAACTCCACTTGATCATCTTGATCACACCCGAGAATTACTCGATCTTGTATTGCTCATGTCTGTAAATCCTGGTGTTGGTGGTCAATCATTTATCTCAAGTACCTTGAATAAGGTTGCTCAAGTTCGTGCACGTCTTGATCGTTATCAAATGGATACCGGCAGACATATTCGCCTTGAAGTCGATGGCGGAATTAAAGTCGACAACATTGCCGAAGTAGCAAGAGCTGGTGCCGATACTTTCGTTGCAGGTTCAGCAATTTATGACAAGGAAAATTATGCGGATGTTATTCAAGAAATGCGTACTGCATTAGACAAGTCAGGTAAAGCCTAA
- the mraZ gene encoding division/cell wall cluster transcriptional repressor MraZ: MFQGVSALNLDAKGRMSVPAKHRDALWVQGDGRVTLTNHPDGCLLLFPRPEWETFRARVAQLPMDAHWWRRIFLGNAAEMDLDSAGRVLVSPELRAAAGMEKEVILLGMGSHLELWDAATYAAKEQATIAQGMPEALKQFNF; encoded by the coding sequence GTGTTTCAAGGTGTGTCAGCTCTCAATTTAGATGCAAAAGGCCGCATGTCTGTGCCGGCTAAGCATCGTGATGCCTTGTGGGTACAGGGCGACGGTAGAGTCACGCTCACAAACCATCCAGATGGCTGTTTGTTGCTCTTCCCAAGGCCAGAATGGGAAACGTTTAGAGCTAGGGTTGCACAACTACCAATGGATGCGCATTGGTGGCGTCGAATTTTCTTGGGTAATGCAGCAGAGATGGATTTGGATAGCGCTGGTCGTGTGTTGGTCAGCCCAGAATTACGCGCGGCAGCAGGTATGGAAAAAGAAGTGATTTTGCTTGGTATGGGAAGTCACTTGGAATTGTGGGATGCAGCGACATACGCTGCAAAAGAACAGGCGACTATTGCGCAAGGCATGCCTGAAGCACTCAAGCAATTTAACTTTTGA
- a CDS encoding enoyl-CoA hydratase-related protein — translation MSYKTILTEVDGKVATITLNRPEALNALNGQLMEELGEALLAFDVDDNIGCMILTGSEKAFAAGADNAKFAQPEVKLGIIPGAGGTQRLPRAVSKAKAMDLALTGRMMDAAEAERSGLVARVFPQADLLQAVKALAKGIADMPLLKAMMVKESINTAYETTLAEGIHFERRLFHACFGTNDQKEGMATCMEKRPAKFTNA, via the coding sequence ATGAGCTACAAAACAATTTTGACAGAAGTTGATGGCAAAGTTGCCACTATTACCTTAAACCGTCCAGAAGCATTAAATGCATTGAACGGTCAACTAATGGAAGAGTTGGGCGAAGCCTTATTAGCGTTTGATGTTGATGACAATATTGGTTGCATGATCCTTACTGGAAGTGAAAAAGCATTTGCTGCTGGAGCAGATAACGCAAAATTTGCACAACCCGAAGTGAAGTTGGGCATCATTCCAGGTGCAGGTGGTACGCAACGTTTACCCCGTGCAGTTTCAAAAGCGAAAGCGATGGATTTAGCTTTGACAGGGCGCATGATGGATGCTGCTGAGGCGGAGCGTTCAGGTTTAGTCGCCAGAGTTTTTCCGCAAGCAGATTTATTGCAAGCAGTAAAAGCGCTTGCTAAAGGAATTGCAGACATGCCTTTATTAAAGGCCATGATGGTCAAAGAAAGCATTAATACTGCCTATGAAACTACTTTGGCAGAGGGAATTCATTTTGAACGCCGTCTTTTTCATGCTTGCTTTGGTACGAATGACCAGAAAGAAGGAATGGCGACATGTATGGAAAAACGCCCTGCTAAATTTACTAATGCTTAA
- a CDS encoding aminodeoxychorismate/anthranilate synthase component II: MLLMLDNYDSFTYNLVQYFAELGEEVKVLRSDEMTVEDIAKLNPERICISPGPCSPAEAGISVDTIKRYAGQIPILGVCLGHQAIGEAFGGQVIRAQKVMHGKTDSIHHTGVGVFKNLPDPFKVTRYHSLAIEKSSLPVMLEVTATSSDGEIMAVRHKELAVEGVQFHPESILSEHGHALLKNFLQTK; this comes from the coding sequence ATGCTCCTAATGCTTGATAACTACGATTCGTTCACCTATAACCTAGTCCAATATTTTGCTGAATTGGGTGAAGAGGTCAAAGTATTGCGAAGCGATGAAATGACCGTCGAAGATATTGCCAAACTCAATCCGGAGCGGATTTGTATCTCACCTGGACCTTGTAGCCCAGCTGAAGCAGGTATCTCTGTCGATACCATTAAGCGTTATGCCGGTCAAATTCCAATCCTCGGCGTTTGTTTGGGGCATCAGGCAATTGGTGAAGCATTTGGCGGTCAAGTAATTCGCGCTCAAAAAGTAATGCACGGCAAGACGGACAGCATTCACCATACTGGTGTTGGTGTATTTAAGAATCTGCCTGACCCATTTAAAGTCACTCGCTACCATTCGCTAGCTATTGAGAAAAGCTCCTTGCCTGTAATGCTAGAGGTAACGGCAACATCGTCTGATGGAGAAATCATGGCTGTACGCCATAAAGAACTTGCTGTTGAAGGTGTTCAGTTTCACCCCGAATCCATTCTTTCTGAGCATGGTCATGCACTACTGAAAAACTTTTTACAGACTAAATAA
- the trpE gene encoding anthranilate synthase component I → MHREEFHDLAKQGFNRIPLIKEVLADLETPLSLYVKLSQAFGTKNTYLLESVLGGERFGRFSFIGLPAKTILRTVGTPSAPVNEVVTDGQVIESDTENPLDFVDTYFKRFKVALQADSPRFCGGLAGYFGYDTVRYIESRLAKHQLPDKLGVPDIQLMLTEELAVIDNIAGKIYFIVYANPSIANSFENAQDRLRELLTCLGKPANMPASLPSTKTDLIRKFKATDFENAVLRTKEYILAGDCMQVVIGQRISKPFTDSPLALYRALRSLNPSPYMYFYDFGDMQIVGSSPEILVRQEKRATEKIVTIRPLAGTRPRGANSEEDERLAKELLADPKEIAEHVMLIDLARNDVGRIAKTGSVKVTDSMSIEKYSHVQHIVSSVEGDLLDKMSNMDVLRATFPAGTLSGAPKIRAMEIIDEMEIVKRGVYGGAVGYLSFSGDMDVAIAIRTGVIRNGVLHSQAGAGVVADSDPTAEWKETEAKARAVLSAADLVQGGLDAPNA, encoded by the coding sequence ATGCATCGCGAAGAATTTCATGACCTTGCTAAACAGGGTTTTAATCGCATTCCTCTCATCAAGGAAGTATTAGCCGATCTAGAAACACCCTTATCGCTTTACGTCAAACTCAGTCAAGCATTTGGCACAAAAAATACCTACCTTTTAGAGTCCGTGCTCGGTGGCGAACGCTTCGGTCGCTTCTCCTTTATTGGCCTGCCTGCCAAGACGATTTTGCGAACTGTGGGCACGCCTTCTGCGCCAGTAAATGAAGTAGTTACTGACGGCCAAGTTATTGAGAGCGATACCGAAAATCCCTTGGACTTTGTAGACACCTATTTCAAACGCTTTAAAGTAGCACTACAAGCGGACAGTCCTCGTTTTTGTGGTGGACTTGCAGGATACTTTGGATACGACACAGTTCGCTATATTGAATCACGTTTAGCCAAGCATCAACTACCCGATAAATTGGGCGTCCCGGATATACAACTCATGTTGACTGAAGAGTTAGCAGTCATTGATAACATTGCCGGAAAAATTTACTTTATTGTTTATGCGAATCCCAGCATTGCCAATAGTTTTGAAAACGCACAAGATCGTTTAAGAGAATTACTTACTTGTCTTGGTAAACCTGCAAATATGCCGGCATCTTTACCAAGCACTAAAACTGATCTTATTCGCAAATTTAAAGCAACTGATTTTGAAAATGCGGTGCTCAGAACTAAAGAGTACATCTTGGCTGGTGATTGTATGCAGGTGGTAATTGGCCAAAGAATTAGCAAGCCATTCACGGACTCTCCATTGGCTCTTTATAGAGCACTTCGTTCACTCAATCCATCGCCTTATATGTATTTCTACGACTTTGGTGATATGCAAATTGTTGGTTCATCTCCCGAGATTTTGGTGCGCCAAGAAAAACGTGCTACCGAGAAGATTGTGACGATACGGCCGCTCGCTGGCACCCGTCCTCGTGGAGCAAATTCAGAGGAAGATGAGCGTCTAGCCAAAGAACTCTTAGCGGATCCAAAAGAAATTGCCGAGCACGTAATGTTGATTGATTTAGCGCGTAATGATGTAGGTCGTATTGCCAAAACTGGTTCAGTCAAAGTGACTGACTCTATGTCTATCGAAAAATATTCTCACGTTCAGCACATTGTGAGTTCGGTAGAGGGCGACCTATTAGACAAGATGAGCAATATGGATGTATTGCGCGCCACATTCCCTGCTGGAACCTTGTCTGGGGCACCGAAAATTCGTGCAATGGAAATCATCGATGAGATGGAGATAGTGAAACGTGGGGTCTATGGTGGTGCAGTTGGCTATCTCTCCTTCTCGGGCGATATGGACGTAGCAATTGCCATACGTACTGGTGTTATACGAAATGGCGTATTGCACTCTCAAGCAGGCGCTGGCGTTGTAGCAGACTCCGATCCAACTGCTGAATGGAAAGAAACGGAAGCAAAAGCACGTGCAGTACTATCTGCTGCCGATTTAGTACAAGGAGGACTCGATGCTCCTAATGCTTGA
- the trpD gene encoding anthranilate phosphoribosyltransferase, which yields MPITPQEALQRCIEHRELFHDEMTDMMRLIMSGAMSPELVAGLLAALRTKKETVGEIAAAAKVMREFATPVKVADRSHLVDVVGTGGDSAHTFNISTAAMFVAAGAGAKIAKHGNRSVSSKSGSADVLEALGVNLTLSAEQVAQCISTVGAGFMFAPNHHPAMKNVVPIRKELGVRTIFNILGPLTNPADAKRILMGVFHPDLVGIQARVLQALGMTHALVVYGRDGLDEISLKGPTLVGELKDGQVREYEIHPQDFGFSVTPTNSFKVANVEESKKIVLDVLDGRPGPASDIVSLNAGATLYVAGIAKDIADGIALAKAAITSRSARQKLDTFVAATQIQ from the coding sequence ATGCCAATCACTCCACAAGAAGCTCTACAACGCTGTATAGAACATCGCGAATTATTTCATGATGAGATGACAGACATGATGCGCCTCATTATGAGCGGTGCAATGTCCCCAGAGCTTGTAGCTGGACTATTAGCAGCTCTTCGCACCAAGAAAGAAACAGTTGGTGAAATCGCTGCAGCTGCAAAAGTAATGCGTGAGTTTGCAACCCCTGTAAAAGTGGCTGATCGGAGTCATTTGGTAGATGTTGTTGGCACAGGCGGCGATAGCGCCCACACCTTCAATATCTCCACTGCAGCAATGTTTGTTGCCGCAGGTGCCGGAGCCAAGATCGCTAAACATGGCAATCGGAGCGTAAGCAGCAAGTCTGGTAGCGCAGACGTTTTAGAGGCTCTTGGAGTAAACCTTACCCTGTCCGCTGAACAAGTGGCCCAATGTATTTCAACGGTTGGCGCGGGCTTTATGTTTGCCCCAAACCATCACCCCGCCATGAAGAACGTAGTACCTATTCGCAAGGAGTTGGGCGTTAGGACGATTTTTAATATCCTAGGCCCCCTCACCAATCCAGCAGATGCTAAGCGTATCCTAATGGGTGTGTTTCACCCGGATCTAGTAGGCATTCAAGCACGTGTATTACAAGCACTCGGCATGACTCATGCGCTGGTTGTTTATGGACGTGACGGTCTGGATGAGATTTCTTTAAAGGGGCCTACCTTAGTTGGCGAACTCAAAGATGGTCAAGTTCGTGAATATGAAATTCATCCCCAAGATTTTGGCTTCAGCGTTACTCCAACTAATAGTTTTAAAGTAGCTAACGTGGAAGAATCCAAAAAGATTGTGCTAGACGTACTTGATGGTCGGCCTGGTCCTGCTAGCGATATTGTTAGCCTCAATGCTGGAGCCACACTCTATGTGGCGGGAATAGCTAAAGATATTGCTGATGGCATTGCATTGGCTAAAGCAGCCATTACCTCTAGATCGGCCCGTCAAAAGTTAGATACTTTTGTTGCAGCAACACAAATACAGTAA
- a CDS encoding murein transglycosylase A → MISKFELIPISVFAILIVSLIVGCSTPPTRGTGSRSSVPGVSPSSYSSSIASFGAVSWQVLSGWQEDDLSQAWPAWLKSCDVLRKKSSEVNWRLVCVQASNVSSHDTQAIRQYFESNFQAYAIRTSSGNETGLITGYYEPMMNGSQTRTSTYGVPLYAYPNAWRKSKPSPAPTRAELMSSGVLRGSEIAWIQDPVEAASMQIQGSGKIRLEDGRILRLGFAGTNDQPFKSSAQWLLDRKEITRSEATMQGMSKWAKRNPDRVNEMLNANPRFVFFKELPGNVAADLGPNGALGVPLTGERSIAVDLQAIPLGAPVFLATTKPLSNQALQKLVMAQDTGKAIVGGVRADYYWGSGDSAGEVAGRMKQNGRMWLLLPR, encoded by the coding sequence ATGATTTCAAAATTTGAATTAATCCCGATAAGTGTCTTCGCTATCCTCATCGTTAGCTTAATTGTCGGTTGCTCCACGCCACCCACCCGTGGTACGGGATCTCGTTCTAGTGTTCCGGGAGTGTCACCCTCTAGCTATAGCTCTTCGATTGCGAGTTTCGGCGCTGTCTCTTGGCAGGTCTTATCAGGATGGCAGGAAGACGATCTATCCCAAGCTTGGCCCGCCTGGTTAAAGAGTTGTGATGTCTTACGCAAGAAAAGTAGTGAAGTGAATTGGCGCCTAGTTTGTGTGCAAGCAAGCAATGTATCGAGTCACGACACTCAAGCTATTCGTCAATATTTTGAGAGTAACTTTCAGGCTTATGCAATCCGTACAAGCTCTGGGAATGAGACAGGTTTAATCACGGGTTATTACGAGCCAATGATGAATGGTTCACAAACACGAACTAGTACTTATGGCGTACCGCTTTATGCATACCCAAACGCATGGCGTAAATCTAAACCAAGTCCAGCTCCAACGCGTGCTGAGCTGATGAGTTCAGGCGTTTTGAGGGGTTCAGAAATTGCATGGATACAAGATCCTGTTGAGGCTGCCTCTATGCAAATTCAGGGCTCAGGAAAAATTCGCCTTGAAGATGGCCGCATCTTGCGTCTGGGTTTTGCAGGCACAAATGATCAACCTTTCAAGTCATCTGCTCAGTGGTTGCTCGATCGTAAAGAGATCACACGAAGTGAGGCGACGATGCAAGGCATGTCTAAGTGGGCGAAGCGGAATCCCGACCGCGTAAATGAAATGCTGAATGCCAATCCCAGATTTGTATTTTTTAAAGAATTGCCAGGTAATGTAGCGGCAGACTTAGGGCCTAATGGTGCATTAGGAGTGCCGTTGACTGGTGAGCGTAGTATCGCAGTCGATTTACAGGCTATACCTTTGGGGGCGCCCGTCTTTTTAGCTACGACTAAACCATTGAGTAATCAAGCTTTGCAGAAATTAGTGATGGCGCAAGATACTGGTAAAGCCATTGTCGGCGGTGTTAGAGCGGACTACTATTGGGGATCTGGGGATTCTGCTGGAGAGGTGGCAGGGCGTATGAAACAAAATGGCAGAATGTGGTTGCTGCTTCCACGTTAA
- the apaG gene encoding Co2+/Mg2+ efflux protein ApaG yields the protein MNPNEMTITVKAQYLPEQSDPDNRQFAFAYTVTIRNTGAASIQLIARHWFITDGDNDVHEVRGLGVVGQQPLLGSGEHFEYTSWATLPTSAGTMRGEYFCVTEEAQFFQVPIPEFALVMPRTLH from the coding sequence ATGAATCCCAATGAAATGACGATAACCGTCAAAGCCCAGTACCTTCCGGAGCAATCTGACCCCGATAATCGCCAATTTGCCTTTGCTTATACCGTCACCATACGCAATACAGGTGCGGCAAGTATTCAACTGATTGCCCGCCATTGGTTTATTACTGATGGCGATAACGACGTTCACGAGGTCAGGGGATTGGGGGTTGTTGGGCAGCAGCCGCTTTTGGGCTCTGGAGAGCATTTTGAGTACACCAGCTGGGCTACCTTACCTACATCTGCCGGGACCATGCGGGGGGAATATTTCTGTGTTACCGAGGAGGCTCAATTCTTTCAGGTGCCCATTCCAGAGTTTGCCCTGGTAATGCCGCGCACCCTGCACTAG
- the rsmH gene encoding 16S rRNA (cytosine(1402)-N(4))-methyltransferase RsmH → MNITHCPVLLGEAVTALVGGSLIQNQKISDPILLIDGTFGRGGHTQALLKELNPTARVISFDKDLDAIAVAQQINDPRLRIVHDSFAQMDQYAEVDSVDGILLDLGISSPQVDEAHRGFSFRREGPLDMRMNIDHGLTAAEWLEQASLEAITRVIKTYGEERFAFQIAKAIVAKREEGSPPKTTTQLANLVASVVRTREVGQDPATRTFQALRIFINRELEDLEIGLKAALKLLKPGARLAVISFHSLEDRIVKQFMQAHAKVDVPRGLPVREKDLPQSALEIISRVKPSDIEISENPRARSAIMRVAEKRSGVVV, encoded by the coding sequence ATGAACATTACTCATTGCCCAGTATTGCTGGGCGAGGCGGTGACGGCGCTAGTTGGTGGCTCGCTAATTCAAAATCAAAAAATATCCGATCCTATTTTGCTGATCGATGGAACCTTTGGGCGTGGTGGACACACACAAGCACTTCTCAAAGAATTAAATCCTACTGCAAGAGTGATTTCTTTCGACAAGGATTTAGATGCGATCGCGGTGGCACAGCAAATCAACGACCCACGTTTAAGGATTGTGCACGACAGTTTTGCGCAAATGGATCAGTATGCAGAAGTCGATTCAGTGGATGGAATTTTGTTGGATCTTGGAATCAGCTCGCCTCAAGTAGACGAAGCACATCGAGGATTTTCCTTTCGTCGCGAAGGGCCGTTAGATATGCGGATGAATATCGATCACGGTTTGACTGCAGCAGAGTGGTTGGAACAGGCATCACTGGAGGCAATCACACGCGTGATTAAGACTTACGGAGAAGAACGTTTTGCATTTCAGATTGCGAAAGCTATTGTGGCTAAGCGCGAAGAGGGTTCGCCTCCAAAAACTACTACTCAGCTGGCCAATTTAGTAGCGAGTGTTGTTCGTACGCGTGAAGTGGGCCAAGATCCTGCAACTAGAACATTCCAAGCATTGCGTATCTTCATAAATCGTGAGTTAGAAGATTTGGAAATTGGCTTAAAAGCAGCATTGAAGTTACTCAAGCCCGGCGCAAGACTGGCTGTAATTAGCTTCCATTCATTAGAAGATCGAATTGTTAAGCAGTTTATGCAAGCGCACGCAAAAGTAGATGTGCCACGTGGCTTGCCTGTACGTGAAAAGGATTTGCCACAAAGTGCGCTAGAAATCATTAGCCGTGTTAAGCCAAGTGATATTGAAATTTCTGAGAATCCACGCGCCCGTTCAGCCATTATGCGAGTAGCTGAAAAACGTAGCGGAGTAGTTGTATGA
- a CDS encoding peptidoglycan D,D-transpeptidase FtsI family protein, giving the protein MRPVGFSTTPNLVLRLPMWRSRLMLFLLFVVFMMLLLRAFWIQGPGNAFYEAKGVRGTQRELELPASRGKILDRNGQVIATSLEAKSIIAYSDTVPDDLATDKLQKLASLLQISEAELRKKLKEERKQIFLKRQVDPAVAQQIKQLEIPGIGLNNEYRRFYPEGEAMAHVVGFTNVNDKGQEGIELSREKDLAGHPGQRRVVVDRLGRVVDEMAILQLPQNGKDLNLSIDSKIQFLAYNAVKDAVEKHRAKAGGAVVLDTQTGEILALANYPSYNSNDRKYLTGEQLRNRVLTDTFEPGSTMKPFTVAIALEKGVVKPDTNMVIGAKYLVGPKPITDTHPYGNLTVSQIIQKSSNIGAAKIALHNLSAEEMWDFYIAVGFGQAPKIGFPGAVAGTVHPFKKWMPTDQARIAFGYGISASLFQLARAYTVFARDGELVPLTIERSPEYKPGIKVLSPKTAIDMRNMMESVTEPGGTAIKAQAEGFRVGGKTGTAHKLVGKGYGNKYRAYFVGLAPISAPRIVVAVMVDEPTGGSHYGGDVAAPVFSTIVSETLHTLNVLPDIKVKQMVLQDKNPQEIHSASAQAQHVVLKR; this is encoded by the coding sequence ATGAGGCCGGTTGGTTTTTCTACTACGCCAAATTTAGTATTGCGTCTGCCAATGTGGCGGTCGCGTTTGATGCTTTTCCTCCTATTTGTTGTATTCATGATGTTGCTATTGCGCGCATTTTGGATTCAGGGTCCGGGCAACGCATTTTATGAAGCGAAGGGTGTCCGTGGTACTCAGCGTGAATTGGAGTTGCCTGCAAGCCGTGGAAAAATTTTGGACCGCAATGGTCAAGTTATTGCTACTAGCTTGGAAGCTAAATCCATTATTGCTTATAGCGATACGGTTCCTGATGATTTGGCTACCGATAAGCTTCAAAAGCTGGCAAGCCTTTTGCAAATTAGTGAAGCTGAATTACGTAAGAAATTGAAAGAAGAGCGCAAGCAAATTTTCTTAAAACGTCAAGTGGACCCAGCAGTTGCGCAACAAATTAAGCAGTTGGAAATTCCTGGTATCGGCTTGAATAATGAATACCGTCGCTTTTACCCTGAAGGGGAGGCGATGGCACACGTCGTTGGGTTTACTAATGTAAACGACAAAGGTCAAGAAGGCATAGAGCTTTCAAGAGAGAAAGATCTGGCCGGACATCCCGGACAAAGACGTGTAGTCGTTGATCGTCTTGGACGTGTTGTCGATGAAATGGCTATTTTGCAGTTACCACAAAATGGAAAAGATCTCAATCTTTCAATTGACAGTAAGATTCAGTTTCTAGCCTATAACGCTGTTAAAGATGCAGTTGAAAAACATCGCGCCAAAGCAGGCGGTGCAGTAGTGCTGGATACACAAACTGGCGAGATTCTCGCCTTAGCAAACTATCCAAGTTACAACTCAAATGATCGCAAGTATTTAACTGGCGAGCAATTGCGCAATCGTGTGTTGACGGATACGTTTGAGCCTGGCTCGACAATGAAGCCATTCACCGTTGCAATCGCTTTAGAAAAAGGGGTTGTGAAGCCTGATACCAATATGGTCATTGGAGCAAAATATTTAGTTGGCCCAAAACCGATTACGGATACACATCCTTACGGGAACTTAACTGTTTCTCAGATCATTCAAAAGTCCAGCAACATTGGTGCTGCAAAGATTGCTCTCCATAACCTATCGGCAGAGGAAATGTGGGATTTTTATATAGCTGTTGGTTTTGGTCAGGCACCGAAAATTGGATTCCCCGGTGCTGTTGCTGGTACCGTTCATCCATTCAAAAAATGGATGCCTACTGATCAAGCGCGTATTGCATTTGGTTATGGTATCTCTGCATCACTCTTTCAGTTAGCACGCGCGTATACAGTGTTTGCGCGTGATGGTGAATTAGTTCCCTTAACCATTGAGCGAAGCCCAGAGTACAAGCCGGGCATCAAGGTGCTGTCTCCAAAAACGGCAATTGATATGCGTAACATGATGGAGTCAGTTACTGAACCAGGTGGTACTGCAATTAAAGCTCAGGCCGAAGGATTTCGTGTAGGTGGTAAGACTGGAACGGCGCATAAGCTTGTTGGTAAAGGGTACGGCAATAAATATCGCGCCTACTTTGTAGGGCTTGCCCCCATTAGTGCGCCACGAATTGTTGTTGCAGTTATGGTTGATGAGCCAACAGGAGGTAGTCACTACGGTGGAGATGTGGCTGCACCTGTATTTTCAACTATCGTGAGTGAAACATTACACACCTTAAATGTCTTGCCGGATATTAAAGTAAAGCAAATGGTATTGCAAGATAAGAATCCACAAGAGATTCATTCTGCAAGCGCTCAAGCTCAACATGTGGTTTTGAAGCGATGA